A window of Miscanthus floridulus cultivar M001 chromosome 12, ASM1932011v1, whole genome shotgun sequence genomic DNA:
AGTCAGTTAGTGCCATGCTTCGTAGGACACCAGAAGAAGTAGTTGCAGAAAGGCATAAATGCAAGACTTCTCAGCCCACTATAGAGCAGTGCACAAAGAAAGATAAAGAGGCTAAACAAATTGTTGATGATCATGTTGCTGATTTCTTCTATGAAAATGGTATACCATTCAATGTCATTAATTCGAGAAGTTGGGAGATAATGCTTGAGTCCATTGGGCAGTATGGACCTGGGTACCGCTCACCAACCATGCATGACATTAGGGAACCATTGCTTGAAAGGGCTGTCAACAGGACAGCAGAACTAAGAAAGAAGCATGAGGAGAGTTGGAAAGAATATGGCTGCACTCTCATGTCCGATGGTTGGATGGATACAAGCCACCGCCATATAATTAATTTTCTTGCCAACAGTCCAGCAGGGACCTTCTTCCTAGGTTCAGTGGATGCTTCAAGTGAGATAGCAAATGCACAAATGCTAGCTGATTTGTTGGAGCAGCAAGTTGACAAGATTGGGAAGGAATATGTGGTGCAGGTTGTCACAGACAATGGGGCCAACTTTAAGACAGCGGGAAGGATTCTAATGGAGAGGATCCCACATTTGTTTTGGACACCTTGTGCTGCCCATTGTCTGAATTTGTTGCTGCAAGACATTGGTGAGATAAAGGAATTCAACACTGCCATCAATTGGGGCAAGAAAGTGTGCAGATTTCTATACAAGCATGGGATGATACTTGATCTAATGAGACAGAAGATAGGTGGAGATCTTGTGAGACCAGCTATGACTCGATTTGCTACTTCTTACCTAACATTGGCAAGTATGTACAAGCACAAGAATGGCTTGAGAGCTTTAGTTGTTAGTGAAGAATGGCAGGCTAACAGTCTGTCTAACACTAGTGAAGGCAAACAAGTTGAGGATATTGTCCTTTCCATGTCTTTTTGGAATAGAGTGGAGTGTTGCTTGAGAGCTTCACAACCCCTTCTCGTCGCTCTAAGGATTGTAGATGGGGATGAGACACCAGCAGCTCCTGAGATCATGGCAGCCATGGATCATGCAAAGACCACCATCAAAGATTCTTTAAAAGCTAAAACCGACTTGCTTAAAGAAGTAATGAAGCGCTATGATAATAGGTGGGAAAACCAAATGCAGCAGAAGTTGTATGGGGCAGCCCTATTCTTGAATCCAGGCAAGTTCTTTGCCTTAAGGGAGAAAGACAAGAGAAAAGCTGCAAGGCTAAGGATCATGTTCAATGAAATTTTATACAAAATGGTGGCGGATGACAGTGAACAATCCAAGATTTCTTGTCAAGCTGATGATTATGAACAGTCTGAAGGTgaaggcttctcaatgccattagCAATAAGGGACAGAGACAAAAAGAACCCTAGTAAGTTTTGGATATTTTAAAACCTTCAATCCTTGTCAATATTTGTTTTGTTATGACCTGATTATTAGGTAATTGTGTTTCAGTTCGCTGGTGGAATTCCTATGGTGGCTACTCATTTGAGCTCCAAAGTCTAGCAAAGAAAATTATTAGTCTTTGCTGCTCTGCATCAAGTTGTGAGCGTAATTGGAGTGTTTTTCCCCATGTAAGTACCACTGCTAGTTCGAAGTAAAATCAATTATGTATTTGCGACATTGCTTGCAAACCAATGTGTTGTTCATTATTTTTTATGCAGTTCCACACCAAAAAGAGGAACATATTAGAGCACAAGAGGTTAAATAAATTGGTCTATGTCAGTTACAACAAAAAGATGTCAAACAGGTTTAAAAAATCAGAGAGCTTGGTTGCAAAGGACAAAAGAGCAACCCTCTCACGCTAGATGAATTTCAGTGGGATAATGAATGGGTGGATGAGAATTGTGAGGAATCAACTTGGGCTGCTGTTGATGAAGCTATTGGTGCATATGAGAATCTATAGGGCCGCAACTTGTCTAGGGCTGCTGCTCGTGCAACAGCCTCTGTCAGCCAGATGTATACCAGGAAGCGTCCAAGGACGGCTgttgctgcagctgcagctgctgctctagatagcattgatgatgaagatgatgaccatGAAGCCCAAGTTCAGCTAGATGCATCTAATGCTGAAGTAGGAATGGAGGTGGATGGAGACTCgggtggagatggaggaggaggcttCAATTTGGATGATGATTTGCTTATTTAGATTTAGATGGCTGTTGAATGCTGATTGAATGGCAGCTAGTGTTATCTTAAAAACTCTGAATGTTGTTTGCAGTGTTTAATTATTTAGTTTGTAGTATGTACTCAGTACTCGTACTATATTAAGTAAGCTGTGGACTATGCTAGTTTTCTTAATTTCTACTTTTCTGGATCTAGATTGAGTATGTGCTGCTGTAATGCTGTCAGTCTGTCACACTATtcttttgcatctacttactcaaGTTATCTATTATTCCTGCAGAAAATCAGCAAACATATGGAGGCTGGGACAAGAATATGGAGTCAGATCTCATAGGTAAGTAACCAACTAACTAGAAATATGCTCGATGTCtactatataaatatatagtatatggtatattatatatataccatacatatatgatatatacTTATATAGTCCTGCTATATGCTGGACGATTATATGGACGATTAGACCGATCAGAGGTCGATTAATCGTCCTGATCGTCGATTAATCGTCCTGATCATCCTAATCGGTACCAGACCGATTAGGAATGATAAGCCGATCAGAAAACATTGCAcgtaatcaattctagaagcaaggtcacacaaacatatgccactagtactttaagcaacgggaagctcctacacatgctagtaagcaaaagcacaaagccaactaaactcactagcaatgctcaataacaaggcaattaatgccaaattagaaagcacaaatacttagctacacaaactaaataatgtgactaacaaggttacataaaccaaattagtcacgcaagggagctacttctatgctacacaagcaaaaagaTAACTAGTGAGATATACAAGCATACTAATTAcaaagagcaactacacaaagcataatgtatatgaaagtaattacaagcttgtgtaacgaggatgcaaaacAACAGAAAGAATAaagttgacacagtgatttttcttctaaggttcacgtgcttatcaatacgctagtccccgttgtgtcgatcgctcacttggtggttcgacggctaattggcatcacccgccaaacccgcacgtcgggcaccacaagaacctaccataaaaataagggtagctcaatgacacgctttactagagttgctcttcgcggctcccatggggtgagcacaatgcccctcacaaatatcttctctggagcaccgcataagcttcttacgggcttcaacgaagaccaccactaagccatctaggaggtggcaacttctaagagtaacaagcaccaccggcttaaaactcgatcatctagtgccactcgatgcaacctcacaatacaATCACAGTAGAATCGCTCTCTCaaataatcggatgatcactatcaagcatatgtgagatgtaGGGCTccaaagcactcacaagcatggacacaaagtacTCCAAGATGCTCAGCTCAAGCCATGGccaagacccccttctatttatagccctacgagctaaaatatccgttaccccttcactgggcgttttctaggttgaccggacgcgcctggtcatattgaccggacgtaggacctcagcgtccgatcaatggatgctcgccacgtgtcgcctccgttcaacctcagtcgcttgatctcaatggtcaagtgatgaccggatgcagctgctcaaagtgatcggacgaaggacctcaacgtccggtcacttccagtaagcttccaaaGGTGAAAattcgtgaccggacgtgtccggttggtCACGATCGAacgcagcatcagcgtccggtcatttctcctcttctctgtgcTGCCACGTTAGCGAGACCAGACGCAgctacccagcgtccggtcacgaagtgacccagcatccggtcgaagaccgacgccaacgccttcactgctgccactaaccggacacaggaccccagcatccggtcactgcgtgaccaacgtccggtgcacaccgtgaaaccctgtcttttctatacaaggcaccggtggagttttgaaccttTCTCGCTTCCgttccatcaccgagttgatccacatcaacttcaacttcatctcttttgtaaatgtgtcaacaccaccaagtgtacaccaccatgtgtatgtgtgttagcattttcacaatcatttttcaaagtattaaccactcaacttgccacgccactcaatcctagtgacgatacaaagttagatcactcgagtggcactagatgaccgatatgcaaataagtttgcccttcttgatagtatggccatctatcctaaacccggtcatcaacttctctacacacatatgaccggtgaaatgaaataccctaggttatacctttgccttgcgcattccattccatctcctccaatgtcgatgcaacatatgcaccaacatgattaaccatgatatgatccacttcatatcattacgtgatcatattggttcatcgatcttgacttcacttgcttttcaccgttgccttcgtccatcggtgccaagtcttgctcaagcttcaccgccacacggtccatcgctccaaaggctccaacttgcccttcacgcttgcaaccggtccattaagccaagtcatgtcttgatcttctctacatTGATCACATGAATCAATATCATGTCTCATTTTGTAATGAGCTCCTTTattatcacatgtgtgagctttgcaacatctctaagccatttttacctttatggcatatattgcttacacacatgtacctatggattaatcacctatgtatctaacataaacacaattagtccacctagattgttactcaattaccaaaaccacacaaggaccttcaTATGTGCGACGCCTCGGTGATGATTTGCCGTGGACACCCTTCCATACCCCCATCGCCAGCCTCCGTCGCCGGCATCATCATCGAGTAGGCGCCTGTCCAAGGCTTGGATCGCGTTCGTCGGGGTGGTGATGCACTGGTGCTGGAGTCGCTGATGGGGCGGCGCACCGTCTTCAATGATGCAGAGAGCGGGAGCCCCATGGCCGCTTCTGCACACTGCGCAGCCTCGACTGCTCCACTGCCACGGCGCACACATGCCGCTGATGGTGCTGCTTTCGGACAGCAACTTCGATCTCGGCGCCATATGGATGTTGATTTCATGTACTCGACACTCGCAGCGGGCACCTCCTTTGTAGCAGGCGGTGCGGTGCTGGCTGCCCTCTAGATTTGGCCTGTGCAGCACTAGCTGCCCTCTAGATCTGGCTTTGGTCGCTGCAGACTCGACTCCTTTTCGTCACATAACGCGACGCGTTCGATGATCCATGGACACTTCGGACTTTATGGACGAAGTAGCTGttgcatttttttttaatttaaggaGTTGTtgcattgatgatgaagaagttGACGAACGCGTCGTCTCTACAGCTAGGCGGCCGGCTTGCACAGGTGCACGCACGCCTTCCTGGTGACTGAAGAAGCTTACTGCTGCTACTTGCATATACGTGTACATACTTCTATTAGCTTGTCGCATACCTATAATATATACGTACATGATACACACATGCAACTTGCTAGCCTGTTTCTTCTGGCACACCTCGCGTACGTAGGCGATTAGTTCATGCATCGTGCCTCTTTTCTTTATAGGGCAAATACGTGAATGCTTATAGCTAGCTTCTTGCATTGTTAGTATGTGCAGCCCCCGCAGATAAATATAGACGACGCCATGTATAGTGGTCGCATGTCTGGTGGGCTCTTTTTCTTAAATGAGTTTGTATATATGCTTTGCACATGCAATGCAGGTTCCTGCTAACACTATATAAGTAAACACTAAAAAAGATTATTGTGATGCATTTTGTCCCTTAGCTACAATTTTTTGTTGTGATGTCttatgctaaagttttatgcAGATTTCATTTTTTATTAGGTAGTACAAGTACTCGCTTTCGGGGATGACGGGCACGACGCTCCCTGTCCAACCGAACGCTCTCCTGCTCCATCCTCAATTTGGCTCCAAAATACTCATCCAGCGAGTAGCACAAGAGGAAAATGAAATTTCAGCTCGCTTATGTAGTCTGAGGGTATTTAAGTCTTTTCGTAGCTCAGTTTAACACCGCTAGTATCCAATGTGGACGGAATGACGTGGAGGGCAAAAAAGTTTCGACCAATGGCACTTGTGACCGCTCAAACTTTTTAATGGCTTGTGGATAATTACAAACTTTTATAACGACACACAGATAAAAGCCTCTTTATAGTGACGCCTtggaagggtggtggggcccggCAGGTGGTGGCCGCCGCGGTGAGGTGTGGCCGGTTTGCTGCAGCGCCGTGCAGTTGCACTCACAAGATTTTTGGGGCAGGTCGATGGAGATGTTGATGCAGGAGAATGTTTGGTTTGTTGTGATTCTATTGGACCCACCAGTCAGTTAGATTACTTAATGGTGTTTGAATCCATGGACTAAAGTTAACACATCAAGGGTTCGGATATACTAATTAAAAGAATTAAACATTAGCTAATTATAGAAATCGTGATTAATTCacaagacaaatctattaagcataattaattcatcattagtacatgtttatcatagcaccacattgtcaaatcatggactaattaggtttaatagattcgtctcacaaattagtctc
This region includes:
- the LOC136496129 gene encoding uncharacterized protein, whose protein sequence is MLRRTPEEVVAERHKCKTSQPTIEQCTKKDKEAKQIVDDHVADFFYENGIPFNVINSRSWEIMLESIGQYGPGYRSPTMHDIREPLLERAVNRTAELRKKHEESWKEYGCTLMSDGWMDTSHRHIINFLANSPAGTFFLGSVDASSEIANAQMLADLLEQQVDKIGKEYVVQVVTDNGANFKTAGRILMERIPHLFWTPCAAHCLNLLLQDIGEIKEFNTAINWGKKVCRFLYKHGMILDLMRQKIGGDLVRPAMTRFATSYLTLASMYKHKNGLRALVVSEEWQANSLSNTSEGKQVEDIVLSMSFWNRVECCLRASQPLLVALRIVDGDETPAAPEIMAAMDHAKTTIKDSLKAKTDLLKEVMKRYDNRWENQMQQKLYGAALFLNPGKFFALREKDKRKAARLRIMFNEILYKMVADDSEQSKISCQADDYEQSEGEGFSMPLAIRDRDKKNPIRWWNSYGGYSFELQSLAKKIISLCCSASSCERNWSVFPHFHTKKRNILEHKRLNKLVYGRNLSRAAARATASVSQMYTRKRPRTAVAAAAAAALDSIDDEDDDHEAQVQLDASNAEVGMEVDGDSGGDGGGGFNLDDDLLI